From a region of the Listeria monocytogenes ATCC 19117 genome:
- a CDS encoding DUF2812 domain-containing protein, with amino-acid sequence MEKKVVKFFTVDNMEKEEAYLNEMAQNGWFFQKYKSFRYHFKQGEPAKYSYAIDFKENEGDEDAYKTLFEDAGWETVFSYPVLNGNWMYFRKAVAPGETEEAIFTDETSLIQLYKNIRKRWTIFGAIVSLFLLIELLIVFQMENNIGITTFIFIIFLILVALYGKMFFNLTRKINHLVTRKTI; translated from the coding sequence ATGGAGAAAAAAGTCGTTAAGTTTTTTACCGTGGACAATATGGAGAAAGAAGAAGCCTATTTAAATGAAATGGCACAAAATGGTTGGTTCTTTCAAAAATATAAATCTTTTAGATATCATTTCAAACAGGGAGAGCCTGCGAAATACAGCTATGCGATTGATTTCAAAGAAAATGAAGGAGACGAAGATGCCTACAAAACACTTTTCGAAGATGCTGGCTGGGAGACTGTTTTTAGCTATCCAGTATTAAATGGCAATTGGATGTATTTCCGCAAAGCCGTAGCTCCTGGAGAAACAGAGGAAGCTATTTTCACTGACGAGACTTCCCTAATTCAACTTTACAAAAATATCCGCAAACGTTGGACGATTTTTGGTGCGATAGTGAGTTTGTTTTTACTTATTGAATTGTTAATCGTGTTTCAAATGGAAAACAATATTGGAATTACTACATTCATCTTTATTATTTTTCTTATTCTTGTTGCACTATATGGTAAAATGTTTTTCAACTTAACCCGGAAAATAAATCATTTAGTTACAAGAAAAACTATCTAA
- a CDS encoding glucosaminidase domain-containing protein, which yields MKYRKLSKKKKQKRLIGIAGILLLVILVGVIASVVRQQYLIMTAPEPDPAFHSKEQNFLNELSPRAQEIQEKHGILTSITLAQAILESDWGQSGLAQKGNNLFGVKGKSPQPMVTMTTKEFVDGKWIEINANFRKYKDWNESLDSHAELFLKGTSWNKDKYNGVIAADDYKKAAQELQSAGYATDPDYAEKLINIIEKYDLALYDRIEDKIYYDTKSTGFGNVKKDVSGAIWTKPYGLSGALKVEEINYYKREDLKLLREAKTDSGVWYQIAVDTEPIGWVKQELIDKK from the coding sequence CTGAAATATAGGAAATTATCTAAAAAGAAGAAACAAAAGAGGCTAATTGGAATAGCGGGAATTTTACTTCTAGTAATTCTAGTAGGTGTCATTGCATCAGTTGTTAGACAGCAATACCTAATTATGACTGCACCAGAACCGGATCCAGCATTTCATTCCAAAGAACAAAACTTTTTAAATGAACTTTCGCCACGTGCACAAGAAATTCAAGAAAAGCACGGTATCTTAACGAGTATTACACTCGCTCAAGCCATTCTCGAATCAGACTGGGGCCAAAGCGGTTTAGCGCAAAAAGGTAACAATCTATTTGGTGTCAAAGGAAAATCGCCACAACCAATGGTGACGATGACAACGAAAGAATTTGTAGATGGTAAATGGATTGAAATTAATGCTAATTTCCGAAAATATAAAGACTGGAATGAGTCACTCGATTCGCACGCTGAACTTTTTTTGAAGGGCACTTCTTGGAATAAAGATAAATATAATGGAGTAATTGCTGCAGATGATTATAAAAAAGCCGCGCAAGAATTACAATCAGCTGGCTATGCAACTGACCCAGATTATGCGGAGAAATTAATCAATATTATCGAAAAATATGATTTAGCATTATACGACCGAATTGAAGATAAAATCTATTATGATACAAAATCAACTGGCTTCGGCAATGTGAAAAAAGATGTATCTGGCGCAATTTGGACGAAACCATATGGACTTTCCGGCGCGCTAAAAGTAGAAGAAATTAACTACTATAAACGTGAAGATTTGAAACTTTTACGTGAAGCAAAGACCGATAGCGGTGTTTGGTATCAAATTGCAGTAGATACCGAGCCGATTGGTTGGGTGAAACAAGAATTAATCGATAAAAAGTAA
- a CDS encoding glucosaminidase domain-containing protein, with amino-acid sequence MTIGLGITITLFAVPIHSQAAGLEDGLTSKQEKFINEIAPHAQKVQKEHGILASITISQAILESNWGESKLAKDGNNLFGIKGSYQGASIKLPTKEHNGVVWVGTDAVFRAYPGWYESMNDHALLFVNGPSWNPHLYGGLIKEYDFEKAAIALGKTGYSSDPEYAAKLIELIKKANLNKYDTVYSERVSDKAIKAAGEVAVKDNCYVWSAPGGTKGAKPIVSTTKYFGRQVSINQEVKVTDSNISWYHIHQNGESIGWIESTSIKDFYQLEDYAPTVDALLKTDDNNRLVINMDIDTSELHKTKLAKADTKEKTAFNLPLLNVQSIIW; translated from the coding sequence GTGACAATTGGACTTGGAATTACAATTACATTATTTGCAGTACCAATCCACTCCCAAGCTGCTGGTCTAGAGGACGGCTTGACTTCCAAGCAAGAGAAGTTTATTAATGAGATTGCGCCGCATGCTCAAAAAGTGCAAAAAGAACATGGTATTTTAGCTAGTATTACGATTTCGCAAGCAATCCTAGAGTCCAATTGGGGCGAAAGTAAATTAGCAAAAGATGGCAATAATTTATTCGGAATTAAAGGTTCCTATCAAGGAGCTTCTATTAAATTACCTACCAAAGAACATAATGGCGTTGTTTGGGTTGGAACAGATGCTGTTTTCCGTGCGTACCCAGGTTGGTATGAATCAATGAATGACCACGCACTTTTATTTGTCAATGGACCGTCTTGGAACCCTCATTTATACGGAGGACTAATCAAAGAATATGACTTTGAAAAGGCAGCTATTGCCCTTGGAAAAACAGGCTATTCATCTGATCCAGAGTATGCAGCGAAATTAATTGAACTGATCAAAAAAGCAAATTTAAATAAATACGATACCGTTTATAGCGAACGTGTATCAGACAAAGCAATTAAGGCTGCTGGAGAAGTAGCTGTCAAAGATAATTGCTATGTTTGGTCTGCTCCGGGTGGCACAAAAGGTGCGAAACCTATCGTCAGCACTACCAAATACTTTGGCCGTCAAGTTTCTATTAATCAAGAAGTAAAAGTAACAGATTCCAATATTTCTTGGTACCATATCCATCAAAATGGAGAATCCATCGGTTGGATTGAAAGTACATCGATTAAAGACTTCTATCAATTAGAAGACTATGCGCCAACAGTAGATGCATTACTAAAAACAGATGACAACAATCGTTTAGTAATCAATATGGATATCGATACATCTGAGCTACACAAAACAAAACTAGCAAAGGCAGATACCAAAGAGAAAACTGCCTTTAATTTACCTTTACTGAACGTTCAATCCATCATCTGGTAA
- a CDS encoding M42 family metallopeptidase, whose product MDEQLKMLKALTDAKGIPGNERAVRNVFREYIEPLADSFETDGLGSAVAKKVGAEDGPKIMIAGHLDEVGFMVTQIDDKGFIKFQTVGGWVSQVMLAQKVTIVTRSGEEITGVIGSKPPHVMTAAERQKSFDIKDMFIDVGAVDKAEVESYGIRPGDMIVPAFDFTVMKNEKFLLAKAWDNRIGLAIAIEVLKNLQKEQHPNIVYGVGTVQEEVGLRGAKTAAHFVQPDIGFAVDVGIAGDTPGVTDKEAMSKMGEGPQIVIYDASMVAHAGLRDFVTDVADELSIPYQFEAIPMGGTDSGSIHLTGNGIPSLSITIATRYIHSHSSMLHRDDFENAVKLITEVVKRLDKEKVTEIRLG is encoded by the coding sequence ATGGATGAACAATTAAAGATGTTAAAAGCATTAACAGATGCAAAAGGTATTCCCGGTAACGAACGTGCAGTGAGAAATGTGTTCCGCGAATACATCGAACCGCTAGCGGATAGTTTTGAAACAGATGGCTTAGGAAGTGCTGTTGCAAAAAAAGTCGGAGCAGAAGATGGACCTAAAATTATGATTGCTGGCCATTTAGATGAAGTTGGCTTTATGGTAACGCAAATTGACGATAAAGGTTTTATCAAATTTCAAACTGTGGGCGGCTGGGTTTCCCAAGTAATGCTCGCACAAAAAGTAACTATCGTGACGCGCTCTGGCGAAGAAATCACAGGTGTTATCGGTTCTAAACCACCACATGTGATGACAGCAGCAGAACGCCAAAAATCATTCGATATTAAAGACATGTTTATTGATGTCGGTGCAGTAGATAAAGCTGAAGTGGAGAGCTATGGCATTCGTCCAGGCGACATGATTGTACCTGCTTTTGACTTTACCGTAATGAAAAACGAAAAATTCTTACTTGCAAAAGCATGGGATAACCGTATTGGCCTTGCAATTGCGATTGAAGTACTTAAAAACTTACAAAAAGAACAACATCCAAATATCGTTTACGGTGTAGGAACTGTTCAAGAAGAAGTTGGTTTACGTGGTGCCAAAACAGCTGCGCATTTCGTTCAACCAGATATTGGTTTTGCCGTTGACGTTGGTATCGCAGGAGATACACCAGGCGTTACAGACAAAGAAGCAATGAGCAAAATGGGTGAGGGTCCACAAATCGTCATTTACGATGCATCTATGGTAGCGCATGCCGGACTTCGTGATTTTGTCACAGATGTAGCGGATGAACTATCTATCCCTTACCAATTTGAAGCAATCCCAATGGGCGGTACAGACTCAGGTTCCATCCACTTAACTGGAAACGGAATCCCGTCTCTATCCATTACCATTGCAACACGCTACATTCATTCTCATTCCTCGATGCTACACCGTGATGATTTTGAAAATGCAGTAAAACTAATTACCGAAGTAGTCAAACGTTTAGATAAAGAAAAAGTAACAGAAATTCGCTTAGGTTGA
- a CDS encoding TrmH family RNA methyltransferase: MEQIQSVKNDRVKTWKKLQTRKGRDKTGTYLVEGFHLVEEALRQDGLVLELLVSSGVSVPEEWLKGDYDVFEISTEISHLISETMTEQGVFAVVATSEPDMMLLYGKKLLLVDAVQDPGNVGTLIRTADAAGYDCVVLGKGSADLYNPKVIRSTQGSHFHIPVIQADLFDWIANLEEEGVPVIGAVLDDQAKSLNDMTKRDTLALMVGNEGNGISPELQDRLSEKVYIPIYGDSESLNVAVAAGILLYGLRK; the protein is encoded by the coding sequence ATGGAACAGATTCAATCAGTAAAAAACGACCGTGTCAAAACATGGAAAAAACTACAAACGAGAAAAGGCCGCGATAAAACCGGGACTTATTTGGTGGAAGGCTTTCATTTAGTGGAAGAAGCATTGCGTCAAGATGGTTTAGTACTGGAGCTGCTTGTTTCAAGTGGTGTTTCTGTTCCGGAAGAGTGGTTAAAAGGCGATTACGATGTATTTGAAATTAGTACAGAAATCAGCCACTTAATTAGCGAAACAATGACAGAGCAAGGTGTTTTTGCAGTAGTCGCAACATCTGAACCAGATATGATGCTTTTATATGGGAAAAAATTATTGCTAGTAGATGCAGTGCAAGATCCAGGCAACGTAGGTACGTTAATTCGTACGGCTGATGCTGCTGGATATGATTGTGTCGTACTTGGCAAGGGAAGTGCAGATCTTTATAATCCTAAAGTAATTCGTAGTACGCAAGGTAGTCATTTCCATATTCCCGTTATTCAAGCAGATTTATTTGATTGGATTGCGAATTTAGAAGAAGAGGGCGTTCCAGTTATTGGGGCAGTTCTTGATGACCAAGCGAAATCATTAAACGACATGACAAAACGCGACACTTTAGCGTTGATGGTCGGAAATGAAGGTAATGGCATTTCTCCTGAATTACAAGATCGTCTTTCTGAAAAAGTATATATTCCAATTTATGGTGACAGTGAATCATTGAATGTCGCAGTTGCTGCTGGAATTCTACTTTACGGCTTAAGAAAATAA
- a CDS encoding DUF6054 family protein, which yields MPSIRYIVKTDVAETFEIIKAGQVGSNIVFSEVRTFDFGELATLACEKFYFRSSNRAALFVTINNFHGETEVTIISTGSSNGFFTGIDWGAAFDYMHSVVADLKRVAIREVAIEKQEEI from the coding sequence ATGCCATCCATTCGCTATATTGTTAAAACGGACGTTGCAGAAACTTTCGAAATAATTAAAGCTGGTCAAGTGGGATCGAATATCGTGTTTTCTGAAGTTAGAACTTTTGATTTTGGAGAGCTTGCAACACTTGCTTGCGAAAAGTTTTATTTCCGCTCGTCGAATCGTGCAGCACTTTTTGTTACGATTAATAATTTTCACGGAGAAACAGAAGTAACGATTATCTCCACTGGTAGTTCAAATGGCTTTTTTACTGGAATTGACTGGGGTGCGGCATTTGATTATATGCACAGTGTTGTAGCCGATTTAAAACGCGTTGCTATTCGGGAAGTAGCTATTGAAAAACAAGAAGAAATCTAA
- a CDS encoding winged helix-turn-helix transcriptional regulator, giving the protein MTDAHTVCPKFESAFQLLGKRWTGLIINVLLTGPKRFKQVAAEIPQMSDRVLAERLKELEEMDICLRQVYPETPVRIEYELTEKGKALQEVMLEVQCWADKWVEVPN; this is encoded by the coding sequence ATGACTGATGCACATACAGTATGTCCGAAGTTTGAATCGGCGTTCCAATTACTAGGTAAACGCTGGACTGGACTTATCATCAATGTCTTACTGACTGGTCCAAAAAGGTTTAAACAAGTCGCCGCTGAGATCCCGCAAATGAGTGATCGGGTGCTTGCAGAACGTTTGAAGGAACTTGAGGAAATGGATATTTGCTTAAGACAAGTTTATCCAGAAACTCCTGTACGCATTGAATATGAATTAACCGAAAAAGGGAAAGCACTCCAAGAAGTAATGCTTGAAGTCCAGTGCTGGGCGGATAAATGGGTGGAAGTACCTAATTAA